Proteins co-encoded in one Stutzerimonas stutzeri genomic window:
- a CDS encoding ABC transporter ATP-binding protein: MSYLSIRGLHKSFGETQVFSDIHCEIAKGELITLLGPSGCGKSTLLRCIAGLTEVDGGLIMLDGEDLVPLAPQKRQIGMVFQSYALFPNMTVEQNVAFGLRMQKIARDDSARRVAEVLEMVELNDYARRYPSQLSGGQCQRVALARSLVTRPRLLLLDEPLSALDARIRKHLREQIRTIQQELGLTTIFVTHDQEEALTLSDRILLMNAGRIVQSADAETLYTAPVDAFAAGFIGNYNLLSAEVATRLLQRPVNAQVAIRPEAIALLNTTEGNTGIAAVIKSHSLLGNVIRYRVEAREVELLVDVLNRSSADLYPQGRQVSLTIDACAIHEVA; the protein is encoded by the coding sequence ATGAGCTACCTTTCCATTCGCGGCCTGCACAAATCCTTTGGTGAGACCCAGGTCTTCAGCGACATCCACTGCGAGATCGCCAAGGGTGAACTGATCACCTTGCTCGGCCCGTCCGGTTGCGGCAAATCCACCCTGCTGCGCTGCATCGCCGGGCTGACCGAGGTAGACGGCGGGCTGATTATGCTCGATGGCGAGGATCTGGTGCCGCTGGCGCCGCAAAAGCGCCAGATCGGCATGGTATTCCAGAGCTACGCGCTGTTCCCCAACATGACCGTGGAGCAGAACGTCGCCTTCGGCCTGCGCATGCAGAAAATCGCCCGGGACGACAGCGCGCGACGGGTCGCCGAGGTGCTGGAGATGGTCGAGCTCAACGATTACGCGCGGCGCTACCCCAGCCAACTCTCAGGCGGCCAATGTCAGCGTGTCGCTCTGGCGCGCTCGTTGGTCACGCGCCCTCGCCTGCTGTTGCTCGATGAGCCGCTATCGGCGTTGGACGCCCGCATCCGCAAGCACCTTCGCGAACAGATCCGCACGATCCAGCAGGAGCTGGGACTGACGACCATTTTCGTCACCCATGACCAGGAAGAGGCGCTGACGCTTTCCGACCGCATCCTGCTGATGAATGCCGGCCGCATCGTCCAGAGCGCCGATGCCGAAACCCTCTACACCGCACCGGTGGACGCCTTCGCCGCCGGTTTCATCGGCAACTACAACCTGCTCTCCGCCGAAGTCGCCACCCGCCTGCTGCAACGCCCGGTCAATGCACAGGTGGCGATTCGGCCTGAAGCCATCGCCTTGCTCAACACAACCGAAGGCAACACCGGCATTGCAGCCGTGATCAAGAGCCATAGCCTGCTCGGCAATGTGATCCGTTACCGCGTCGAAGCGCGCGAAGTCGAACTCCTGGTCGACGTGCTCAACCGCTCCTCGGCCGATCTTTATCCCCAGGGTCGTCAGGTAAGCCTTACCATCGACGCTTGCGCAATTCACGAGGTGGCTTGA
- a CDS encoding ABC transporter permease — protein sequence MRAVEARRGQRYHRIVVWLLFLILLLPLAATFLYSIASSWSATILPDGLTLDWYLQLWSDERFLRAFGQSLLVCFGALALAVVLILPLLFVVHYHFPKLDGLMNILILLPFAVPPVVSSVGLLQLHGSGPLAMVGTPWILIGAYFTIALPFMYRAISNNLQAINLRDLMDAAHLLGASTWKAAFLVVLPNLRKGLMVSLFLSFSFLFGEFVFANLLVGTRYETLQVYLNNMKNSSGHFNSALVISYFFFVLVFTWAATRLNRERTA from the coding sequence ATGCGAGCCGTTGAAGCCCGGCGCGGCCAGCGCTACCACCGCATCGTAGTGTGGCTGCTGTTCCTGATCCTGCTGCTGCCATTGGCAGCGACCTTTCTTTACTCGATCGCCAGCAGCTGGTCAGCCACGATTCTTCCGGATGGATTGACCCTCGACTGGTACCTCCAGCTGTGGAGCGACGAGCGCTTCCTGCGCGCCTTCGGTCAGTCCCTGCTGGTCTGCTTTGGTGCCCTGGCGCTGGCAGTGGTGCTGATCCTGCCGCTGCTGTTCGTGGTGCATTACCACTTTCCGAAACTCGACGGCCTGATGAACATCCTGATCCTGCTGCCCTTCGCGGTGCCGCCGGTGGTGTCCTCGGTCGGGCTGCTGCAGCTGCACGGCTCCGGGCCGCTGGCGATGGTCGGTACGCCGTGGATACTGATCGGCGCCTACTTCACCATTGCCCTGCCCTTCATGTACCGCGCGATCAGCAACAACCTGCAGGCAATCAACCTGCGCGACTTGATGGACGCCGCCCACCTGCTCGGCGCCAGTACCTGGAAGGCAGCGTTCCTGGTAGTGCTGCCGAACCTGCGCAAGGGCCTGATGGTGTCGCTGTTCCTGTCGTTCTCCTTTCTGTTCGGCGAGTTCGTCTTTGCCAATCTTTTGGTGGGCACGCGCTACGAGACCCTGCAGGTTTACCTGAACAACATGAAAAACAGCAGCGGTCACTTCAATAGCGCGCTGGTGATCTCCTACTTCTTCTTCGTACTGGTGTTTACCTGGGCAGCGACCCGGTTGAATCGAGAGCGTACAGCCTAA
- a CDS encoding ABC transporter permease has translation MTAPLENNLKTAAIRDHAAPAALGRRPARGKQLALLCLLPFALFFFAFQIAPLLWVTVNSLNTPEGWGLANFQKIFGSKFYLQAIKHSLQIAFWSSLFGIVIAILGSYSLRQVDSKLRDFVMAFSNMTSNFAGVPLAFAFVILLGFNGALTILLKQAGIIEDFNLYSKTGLIVLYTYFQIPLGVLLLYPAFDALREDWRESASLLGAGTWSYWRYIGLPVLTPALLGTFVILLANALGAYATVYYLTTGNFNVLPIRIAAMISGDISLDPHMASALAMVLVGLMAVITVAHQLLLKRSYHASR, from the coding sequence ATGACCGCGCCGCTCGAGAACAACCTCAAGACCGCGGCCATACGCGACCATGCCGCTCCGGCCGCGTTGGGTCGCAGACCCGCTCGTGGCAAACAGCTGGCGCTGCTCTGCCTGCTGCCCTTCGCGCTGTTCTTCTTCGCCTTCCAGATCGCCCCGCTGCTGTGGGTGACGGTCAACAGCCTGAACACGCCCGAGGGCTGGGGACTGGCCAATTTCCAGAAAATCTTCGGCTCGAAGTTCTACCTGCAAGCCATCAAGCACAGCCTGCAGATCGCCTTCTGGTCGAGCCTGTTCGGCATCGTCATCGCGATTCTGGGGAGTTACTCGTTGCGTCAGGTCGACTCCAAACTGCGCGACTTCGTCATGGCTTTTTCCAACATGACCAGCAACTTCGCGGGCGTACCGTTGGCCTTTGCGTTCGTCATCCTGCTCGGCTTCAACGGGGCGCTGACCATCTTGCTCAAGCAGGCCGGGATCATCGAGGACTTCAACCTCTACTCCAAGACCGGCCTGATCGTGCTCTACACCTATTTCCAGATTCCGCTGGGCGTGTTGCTGCTCTATCCCGCGTTCGACGCGCTGCGCGAAGACTGGCGCGAGTCGGCGTCCTTGCTGGGCGCGGGAACCTGGAGCTACTGGCGCTACATCGGCCTGCCGGTGCTGACGCCTGCATTGCTTGGCACCTTCGTCATCCTGCTGGCCAACGCGCTCGGCGCCTATGCCACCGTCTATTACCTCACCACGGGCAACTTCAACGTCTTGCCGATCCGCATCGCGGCGATGATTTCCGGGGATATCTCGCTGGATCCGCACATGGCCAGTGCGCTGGCGATGGTGCTGGTCGGGCTGATGGCGGTGATTACCGTGGCGCATCAGCTGCTGCTGAAGAGGAGCTACCATGCGAGCCGTTGA
- a CDS encoding alkaline phosphatase family protein → MGKAILVILDGLSYEVAEHALGHLQAYCMAGRGALYRLQCELPALSRPLYECILTGVPPIESGIVHNDVVRLSNERSVFHYVRKAGLSTAAAAYHWVSELYNRAPFHAARDRHSETPELPIQHGHFYYEDHYPDSHLFADAESLRLRHRPDFLLVHPMNVDDAGHKHGLDSSQYRNAARRADVLLAEYLQGWLDDGYQVLVTADHGMNNDRSHNGLLPEEREVPLFVLGSAFSLDTAARPKQTELCGTLCELLGVAHDKPACRELLK, encoded by the coding sequence ATGGGCAAAGCCATCCTCGTCATCCTTGACGGCCTCAGCTACGAGGTGGCCGAGCATGCACTCGGGCACCTGCAAGCCTATTGCATGGCCGGGCGCGGCGCCTTGTACCGGCTACAGTGCGAACTGCCGGCCCTGTCCCGGCCGTTGTACGAGTGCATCCTGACCGGCGTGCCACCTATCGAGAGCGGCATCGTGCATAACGATGTGGTGCGGCTGTCCAACGAGCGCAGCGTTTTCCACTACGTTCGCAAGGCGGGGCTGAGCACGGCGGCTGCGGCCTATCACTGGGTCAGCGAGCTCTATAACCGCGCGCCGTTTCACGCTGCGCGCGACCGTCACAGCGAGACCCCCGAGCTGCCGATCCAGCACGGACATTTCTACTACGAAGACCATTACCCCGACTCACACCTGTTTGCCGACGCGGAAAGTCTGCGGCTGCGGCATCGCCCCGACTTCCTGCTGGTGCACCCGATGAATGTCGACGACGCCGGCCACAAGCACGGCCTGGATTCGTCTCAATACCGCAACGCGGCGCGCCGTGCCGACGTTCTGTTAGCGGAGTACCTGCAGGGTTGGCTGGATGACGGCTATCAGGTGCTGGTCACGGCCGACCACGGCATGAACAACGATCGCTCCCACAATGGCCTGCTGCCGGAGGAGCGCGAAGTGCCGCTGTTCGTTCTCGGCTCGGCATTCAGCCTCGACACCGCTGCGCGCCCGAAACAGACCGAGCTGTGCGGCACGCTGTGCGAGCTGCTTGGTGTAGCGCATGACAAGCCCGCGTGCCGGGAGCTGCTGAAATGA
- a CDS encoding ABC transporter substrate-binding protein — translation MKRLLLASLLGSAIALATSANAAQTDLKGLEEAARAEGEVNSVGMPDSWANWKDTWQDLQNKYGLKHMDTDMSSAQEIAKFAAEKDNATADIGDVGAAFGPIAVQQGVTQAYKPSTWDQVPDWAKDKDGHWLLAYTGSIAFIVNKQLVKEAPTSWAELKNGKYKVAIGDVSAAAQAVNGVLAAAIANGGDETNIQPGLDYFAEIAKQGRLSLSNPTIQTLERGEVEVGVVWDFNGLSYRDQIDPSRFEVLIPSDGSVISGYTTIINKWAKHPNAAKLAREYILSDAGQINLAKGNARPIRAEHLTLPAEVQAKLLPNEQYAKVRPIKNAEAWEATSKALPQQWQENVIIEME, via the coding sequence ATGAAACGACTGCTGCTGGCATCACTGCTGGGATCGGCGATCGCCCTGGCGACATCGGCGAACGCCGCACAAACGGACCTGAAAGGCCTCGAAGAGGCAGCGCGTGCAGAAGGTGAGGTCAACAGCGTCGGCATGCCGGACAGCTGGGCCAACTGGAAGGACACCTGGCAGGACCTGCAAAACAAATACGGGCTCAAGCACATGGATACCGACATGAGCTCGGCCCAGGAGATCGCCAAGTTCGCCGCGGAAAAGGATAACGCCACGGCCGATATCGGCGACGTCGGTGCCGCGTTCGGGCCCATCGCTGTTCAGCAGGGCGTCACGCAAGCCTACAAGCCAAGCACTTGGGACCAAGTCCCCGACTGGGCCAAGGACAAGGACGGCCACTGGCTGCTGGCCTACACCGGCTCGATTGCATTCATCGTTAACAAGCAGCTGGTCAAGGAAGCACCGACGTCCTGGGCCGAGCTCAAGAACGGCAAGTACAAGGTCGCCATCGGTGACGTCAGCGCCGCCGCCCAGGCCGTGAACGGTGTGCTGGCAGCCGCCATCGCCAATGGCGGTGACGAGACGAACATCCAGCCGGGCCTGGATTATTTCGCCGAGATCGCCAAGCAGGGCCGCCTGTCCCTGTCGAACCCGACGATCCAGACGCTGGAGCGCGGCGAAGTGGAAGTCGGTGTGGTTTGGGACTTTAACGGCCTGTCCTACCGCGACCAGATCGACCCGAGCCGCTTCGAAGTGCTGATTCCCTCCGATGGCTCGGTGATTTCCGGCTACACGACCATCATCAACAAGTGGGCCAAGCACCCCAACGCCGCCAAGCTGGCGCGTGAGTACATCCTGTCCGATGCCGGGCAGATCAACCTTGCCAAGGGCAACGCAAGGCCGATTCGCGCCGAGCACCTGACCCTGCCGGCCGAGGTGCAGGCGAAACTGCTGCCCAACGAGCAGTACGCCAAGGTCCGGCCCATCAAGAACGCAGAGGCTTGGGAAGCCACCTCCAAGGCCCTGCCACAGCAGTGGCAGGAAAACGTGATCATCGAGATGGAATGA